A DNA window from Theobroma cacao cultivar B97-61/B2 chromosome 5, Criollo_cocoa_genome_V2, whole genome shotgun sequence contains the following coding sequences:
- the LOC18597782 gene encoding uncharacterized protein LOC18597782 isoform X3, whose amino-acid sequence MEAVTVSDNSVELEAKRKEDSSWHPCRVSLSSSGDSLIVNFGRQELDDMLLQKEEVLMHLRFRSMPLQVDDCFHIDEGERVLADRKSQFKILFHDAVVVKVDRVRHSKRGCRCTFMIKWLDQDLEGQTFTLPSSSIMKLATKSISAHPIINKLLKPEKHRGLSYSSPLLTILEGTDSEIDLNKLLQKQIEQISNLADASKKDFLEDIPWRNKGVNKGQSPHKPAAESNACVPAVADHHNHLKRTTRSTRKLQINIEAKNQSGHTISMKEAFIQSRSHLSPLASRAALASSLLTAKKCLDMDLSSSMTASMFMKGKDSSDVLAVSIPLVSEASHAISPHISTQGDASCEPQPTKPSSCIPTKGWENENKTSDEINCNAEQRTYSPVKITAESVTSGVATSTAELPISRAKKSLVHANFNASSTAPIRLTRSATRKGAVIPNNCVQVKICINDTKRRMPGNKNQLSRSAVFQGNENLANEEENNSTHIIDSDSSEGNIAAPDQSNVATTKSTSEKMKAALTPCNPEIHILTKEGNKSWAKIWTVVGVIKARREKQFIILSKTGDFLLEIFYLALALRIRPSLGSIEEPLVVNTYRTYISSSKCSRHQLSSRS is encoded by the exons ATGGAAGCTGTCACGGTATCTGACAATTCCGTTGAGCTGGAAGCTAAGCGCAAAGAGGACTCCTCTTGGCACCCGTGTCGAGTTTCTCTCAG CTCTTCTGGAGATAGTCTGATAGTAAATTTCGGAAGACAGGAGTTGGACGATATGCTTTTGCAGAAGGAAGAAGTTCTTATGCATCTTCGCTTTCGTTCTATGCCTCTTCAAGTTGATGACTGTTTCCACATTGACGAAGGTGAACGTGTTCTTGCCGACCGCAAGTCACAATTCAAGATCCTCTTCCATGATGCTGTGGTGGTAAAG GTGGACAGAGTACGACACTCAAAAAGGGGCTGTAGATGCACTTTCATGATCAAATGGCTCGATCAAGACCTTGAAGGACAAACCTTTACCTTGCCATCAAGCTCGATCATGAAACTTGCAACCAAAAGTATCAGTGCCCATCCAATCATCAATAAACTCTTAAAACCAGAAAAACATAGAGGTTTATCATATTCTTCTCCTTTATTGACCATTCTTGAGGGAACCGATTCTGAAATAGACCTTAATAAGTTGCTACAAAAGCAAATAGAACAGATTAGCAATTTAGCTGATGCATCTAAGAAAGATTTTCTAGAGGATATTCCGTGGAGAAACAAAG GTGTTAACAAGGGACAATCACCTCACAAACCTGCCGCTGAATCCAATGCATGTGTTCCAGCTGTTGCTGATCACCATAATCATTTGAAGAGAACAACTCGGAGTACAAGGAAACTGCAAATAAATATAGAAGCCAAGAATCAATCAGGCCATACTATATCCATGAAAGAAGCTTTCATACAAAGTAGGTCTCATCTAAGCCCTCTTGCTTCACGTGCAGCTCTAGCATCATCCCTGTTAACTGCTAAGAAGTGTCTTGATATGGATCTTAGTTCCTCTATGACTGCGAGCATGTTTATGAAGGGTAAAGATTCCTCAGATGTATTGGCTGTTTCCATTCCACTTGTTTCAGAAGCTTCCCATGCGATATCACCACACATTTCAACCCAAGGGGATGCTTCATGCGAGCCTCAACCTACTAAACCTTCCTCTTGTATACCAACTAAGGGTtgggaaaatgaaaataagacCTCAGATGAAATTAACTGTAATGCTGAACAGAGGACCTATTCTCCTGTAAAAATTACTGCTGAAAGTGTTACCTCAGGAGTTGCTACCTCGACTGCTGAGCTTCCAATTTCTAGAGCTAAAAAGTCCTTGGTACATGCAAATTTTAACGCAAGCTCTACAGCTCCTATAAGACTAACTCGCTCAGCAACACGGAAAGGGGCTGTGATTCCAAACAATTGTGTCCAGGTGAAGATCTGCATTAATGACACAAAGAGAAGGATGCCTGGGAATAAAAACCAGTTAAGTCGTTCAGCAGTTTTCCagggaaatgaaaatttggccaatgaAGAGGAGAACAACTCAACTCATATTATAGATTCAGATTCATCTGAAGGAAACATTGCTGCTCCTGATCAGAGCAATGTGGCTACAACGAAAAGCACATCAGAAAAGATGAAAGCTGCCCTTACACCATGTAATCCTGAGATTCATATCCTTACCAAGGAAGGCAATAAAAGCTGG GCAAAGATATGGACAGTGGTAGGAGTAATCAAGGCCAGAAGAGAAAAGCAGTTCATCATATTAAGCAAGACCGGCGATTTTCTCCTCGAAATTTTCTACCTCGCACTCGCTCTCAGAATAAGGCCCAGCCTGGGAAGTATAGAGGAGCCATTAGTAGTTAATACTTACAGAACTTATATTTCTAGCTCCAAGTGTAGCAGACATCAACTCTCTAGTAGAAGTTAA